One Cyanobacteriota bacterium DNA window includes the following coding sequences:
- a CDS encoding trypsin-like peptidase domain-containing protein: MKQGLSGFSMRRAVQVLLISVTMLVCSVGMLMQPALANTELLQSSRLGATTALNLSEKPGTSSFVAAAVNQIGPAVVRIDTERTITRRSDPLLDDPFFRDFFGNDGFSAPRQQLVRGQGSGFIVDRNGILLTNAHVVDNADKVTVTLKDGRTFQGKVMGVDEVTDLAVVKLEGVKGDLPVAKLGDSDKVQVGDWAIAVGNPLGLDNTVTLGIVSTLKRSSAQVGIPDKRLEFIQTDAAINPGNSGGPLLNAQGEVIGINTAIRADAMGIGFAIPINTAKAIQATLEKGQKVQHPYIGIQMVTLTADMARENNRDPNTSVQLPEVNGVLVVRVLPNMPAAEAGLRRGDVIVAVDGQSVTKADELQAIVEKTRVGQSLRLSIRRGNQSRDITVKTGELREQAS; the protein is encoded by the coding sequence ATGAAGCAAGGACTATCAGGATTTTCCATGCGTCGTGCAGTGCAGGTATTGCTAATCAGCGTCACTATGTTGGTGTGTTCTGTAGGGATGTTGATGCAGCCAGCCCTCGCCAATACTGAACTGCTGCAATCTAGCAGGCTAGGTGCCACAACAGCACTTAATCTGAGCGAAAAGCCAGGAACTTCAAGCTTTGTGGCGGCTGCGGTGAATCAAATTGGCCCTGCTGTTGTGCGCATCGACACCGAGCGTACCATTACCCGTCGTAGTGATCCCCTCTTAGACGACCCCTTCTTTCGAGATTTCTTTGGTAACGATGGCTTCAGTGCACCTCGGCAGCAGCTAGTGCGTGGACAAGGCTCTGGCTTTATTGTCGATCGGAACGGCATCCTCTTGACCAATGCCCATGTTGTGGACAATGCCGACAAGGTAACTGTGACTCTCAAGGATGGGCGTACCTTTCAAGGGAAGGTCATGGGTGTCGATGAAGTTACTGACCTAGCTGTGGTGAAACTAGAAGGTGTCAAAGGTGATCTGCCTGTGGCGAAACTAGGAGACTCTGATAAGGTACAGGTAGGGGACTGGGCGATCGCTGTGGGCAATCCCCTAGGTCTAGACAACACAGTGACCTTGGGCATTGTTAGTACGCTAAAGCGGTCTAGTGCTCAGGTGGGCATTCCTGACAAGCGCTTAGAGTTTATTCAAACTGACGCTGCCATTAACCCTGGAAACTCTGGTGGGCCATTGCTGAATGCTCAAGGTGAAGTCATTGGGATTAACACAGCTATCCGTGCAGATGCTATGGGCATAGGCTTTGCGATCCCCATTAACACTGCTAAGGCTATTCAGGCCACTCTGGAGAAAGGGCAAAAGGTACAGCATCCCTACATCGGCATTCAGATGGTGACGCTGACGGCAGATATGGCGCGAGAAAATAATCGGGATCCTAACACATCTGTGCAGTTGCCAGAGGTGAATGGCGTACTAGTAGTGCGGGTACTGCCGAATATGCCTGCTGCTGAAGCAGGGTTGCGTCGTGGTGATGTAATTGTAGCCGTTGATGGCCAATCGGTCACTAAGGCTGATGAGTTGCAGGCGATCGTCGAGAAGACTCGCGTGGGCCAAAGCTTACGACTCTCTATCCGTCGGGGTAACCAATCTCGCGACATTACTGTAAAAACAGGCGAACTGCGGGAACAAGCATCGTAA